CGGGCTGGGCTGGGGCCGGGCCAGCCGGACCGCGACGCTGACGGATCTGGCGAAACCGACGCCACTGGGCGAGGCAGAGACGGACCTGGCGACGGGATCGCTGGCTGCCTCACCGGCCGGCGAAGAGGGAGCGGGCCCGACCGTCGGCGAACTCGCCAGCGGCGAGGCCGAAGCGCCGACCGAACCGCCCGAGACAGCCGAGGTTCCCGGGATCGGGACAGAGGAACTCGAGGAAGTGACCGCCGAGAGCCTGTTCGACCCGGCCGCGACGGCCCGGATCGTCACGCTGTGGATCCTCTCGCCCGTGCTGTCGGTCGTCGGTTCCTACCTGCTGTTCGCCCTCCTTCTGTGACCCAACACGTTTGTCGGCGTCCGACGTAGGGGACGTATGCGCGTACTCGTTCCGATGGACGATTCGGAGATGGCCGAACACGCTCTCGAATACGCTCTCGACGTGTTCGACGACGCCGAGATAACCGTTCTAACCGTCGTCGGCGAACCCTCGTTCTGGTGGGGCGAGGCGACGTCTATCGCACTCGCCGACGACATGGAAACAGCGGCCGAGGAACACGGGCAGGCGGTCGCGGACCGGGCCGACGAGATTGCCGCCGAACACGACACCGAGATCGACGTGACCGTCCGGACCGGCCACCCGGCGCGGGCCATCCTCGGCGCCGCCGACGACTACGATACCATCGTCCTCGGCACCCACGGCGGATCGATGGCGGACCAGCTGGTGATCGGCAACGTCGCCGAGAAAGTGTTCCGGCGAGCGCCGGTGCCGGTGACCGTCGTTCGGTGATCGCCGAACGCGGTCGACGACTCAGGACAGCAGCGTCGAGCCGTCGAAGGCCGTCCGGTCGTAGTCGAGGTCCAGCAGGTCCATCAGCGTCGGCGCGATGTCCAGCAGGTCGGCGTCCTCGATGCGCGCGTCGGGGTCGTCGACGAACAGGCAGGCGTTGTCGAAGCTGTGCATGCCGTTGCGGGGCCCCTTCCCGAACACGTCGTCGTCGCCCTTGAACCCGGATTTCAGATCGAAGCCGTGGTTCGGGACGACCACGAGGTCGGGGGCGATGTCGGCGTGGTCGCCACGGAAGGCGTCCTCCTTGGTGACGACGCGGTCGGCGACCTCGTTGCCGTCCGGACCCTCCAGTGCCTCGAGTTCGGCCTGGAGTTCGTCACGGACCGCCTCGTACTCCGCTTCGGGGACGCTCCCGCGCGGTTCGCGGTCTTCGAGGTTGATGTAGAAGCGGCCGGGGATGAGCGAGTAGGCCTTCGTTTCCTCGGCGATGTCACCGAGTTCGTCGTGGTCGTCGTCCTCGTAGCTGAGCCAGCCGTTCTCGGCGAGCCACTCGTTGCAGTGGACCTCGTAGTTCAGCGTGGTGAACCCGTGGTCGGAGGCGACGACCATCGTCACGTCGTCGGGGAGCAGCTCGCGCATCTCGCCCAGGTACTGGTCGACCTTGCGGTAGAACTCGAGGAACTCCTCCTTGTACTCGCCGTCTTTCTCGTAGTCCTCGAACAGGAAGTGGTTAACCCGGTCGGTCGTCATGTAGACGCCGAAAAACAGGTCCCAGTCGTCCTGTTCGATGTAGTTTTTGAACGCCTCGTGGTTGCGGTCGATGGTCTCGTGGGCGTCCTCGATGAACTCGGACTTGTCGTCGTCGTGGCCGAGTTTGGCGTTGACGTCGATGCGGTAGTCGATGTCTTCCAGATACTCCCGGAGGTCGTCGGGGTAGGCCGCCTTGTCGATACCGGGTGAGAGAAAGCCCGAGACCATCCGCTGGACGTCACGCTGTGGCGGGAACGTGACGGGAACGTTCATCACCGTCGCCTGCCGGTCGGCGTCCTGGACGCGATCCCAGATCCGGGTCGCCTGTACGTCCCGCCCCATCGGGACGTACGTGTCGTAGGACCCCACTTCCCGATCCTGGAAGCCGTAGACGCCGGTCTCACCGGGGTTGACGCCGGTCGTCAACGACGGCCAACAGGCGCTCGATTCCGGCGGGACGATGCTGTCGATAGCCCCCGCACTCCCCTCGTCGGCCAGCGCCGCGAGGTTCTCGAACTCGTCGAAATGCTCCGAAAGCATGCTGTACGGAACCCCGTCGATGCCGAAGAAGGCAACACGGGGACCGTCGTCGCCACGAAGCCGATCGAACAGACCCATACCGGTCGTTACCGGGACCGGGCACAAGAAGCTTCTTTTCGCGGTGGAATACCGACGCCCGTACGGGACACCGGCAAAACATGTCCGTACTACCGATCTGTCTCCTCGTCGACCGACCGCTCCTCGCGGGACTCGAAGTTCTCCGGGACCACCGTCACGTGGGACACGCCGACGGGTTGTGGTTCAGTCGCCATCACGTCCCGAGATACGGTCCCCGCCCTCTAATAATTACCCATAATCATAATACATGCGGGCCGGAGAGCGAATAACTGTGAGGTATCGGCGGTGCGGACCGACGACGGATCGGCGGCGGACATCACTGCCCCGCAGGTGGGCTGGCGGCGTCGTGGCTGCTGGGTGGCAGAGAGTGGTCCCGGATTCCTTTGCCGAAAGCTCGGGTAGGTTGCGGGACGTGGGCCGATACCCTGGGCTTTCGGTGGCCGAGTAGGCAGCGGCGTGTCGTCGGCCGGTTCCGCGGGGACCACACCGATGACAGGTCAGCCGTAAAACCGTCGTACTGGCGTTCTGTCGCCGAGCCGTCCCGTTCTACCTCGACGACGCGGGAACAACGGACCAATACTAATCCCCGTCGCCGTGGCGGAGTGGGTATGGCCACTGGCAGCGCCCTCGTGTTGACCACGCAGCAACAGAGCGGGCTGGCGATCGTCCGGTCGCTGGGCCGCCGCGGGGTGACGATCGTGGCGGGCGGTTCCGAGGAGCCGACGCTCGGGATGCTCTCGCGGTTCAGCGACGGTCGGTACGTCCATCCGGAACCGGGAGCGGGGGCGCAGCGCTTCCTCGATCACCTGCTCTCGTACCTCGAGACCGCCGACCACGACTACGTGTTCGGTCCGACCGACTGGATGACCGCGCTACTCTCGAAACACGAGCGCGAGATCGTGGACACCGGGACTCGCCCGGCCGTCGAGGACTGGGACACTTTCGCGGCGGTGTTCGACAAGGCTCGCCTGTTCGACGGCCTTGCCGACGTGGACGTACCGACCCCCGACACCCGCGCCCCCGAGACCGTCGAGGACGTCGAAGCGATCGCTCCCGACCTGTCCTATCCCGTAGTCGTCAAACCCCGGAGCAAGACCCGCTGGGACGACAGCGGGCAGTGTTCGACGTATCTCGTCGACGACAGCAGCTACGCCTCGTCGCCGGACGAACTGGTCGAGACCTACCGGTCGGTGCTGGCCGACGAGCCAGACCTCCGGGACTGGCCGCCGATCGTCCAGACGTACGTCCCCGGCGAGACGACGACGACGGTGGTGCTGGCCGACGAGGGCGACGTACGGGCACACTTCCAGGAGCGACGACTCCGGACGGTCCCGCCGTCGGGCGGGAGTTCCGCCCTGCTCAGCGTCGTCGACGACGACCGAATGGCCCGCTACGCCGAGCGTGTGATCGCGGCTATCGACTGGACCGGCCCGGCACAGGTCGAGTTCATGCAGCGCCCGGACGGCGAGTACGTCCTCATCGAGGTCAACGGGCGCTACTGGGGGTCGCTGCCGTTCGCCATCAACTGCGGCGTCGACTTCCCGTGGCTGCACTACCGCCAGCTCCGCGGCGAGACGGTCTTCCACGACGGCGACTACCGGACCGACGTGATCCAGCGCCGGACCCGACAGGATCTCGAGTGGCTCGGTCACCAGCTCGCCGACCGCAACTACCGGGCGCTGGGGCCGTTCCTCGCGGATTTCCTCCGGGCGGACCACACGTTCGTCTCGCTCCGGGACCCGCTGCCGACGCTGTGGATACTGAGACAGGTTCCGGGCACGCTCTTCGAGGAGGGACGGGACGTCGCCGGGACGGACGCGACGGAGCGCGAGGACCCGCAGCCTCGCGGCTCGTCGACGGGTGACGGCCGAAAAAACGCGGGGGAGCCGGGTTAGAAGTTCTCTTCGTAGAGGTCCATCGCGTGTTCGATGGCGTCCATCGCGGCCTGCTTGTCCTCCCAGCCCTGCGTCTCGACTTCCTTGCCCTCCTCTAAGTTCTTGTAGGTCGCGAAGAACTCGTCGATCTCGTCGAGTTGTTGCTGGGGGATGTCCGAGAGGTTCTGGATGTGATCGAAGCGCGGGTCCTCGGTGGGGACGGCGATGACCTTGTCGTCCTGTTCACCGTCGTCGTCCATCTTCATCAGCGCGACCGGGCGGGCCTCGATGACACAGCCGGGGAACGTCTGGTCCTCGACGAGGACGAGCACGTCGAAGGGGTCCTCGTCGTCGTAGTAGGACTGCGGGATGAACCCGTAGTCCGAGGGGTAGTGGACGTTGCTGTGGAGCACCCGGTCCAGCACGACGCCGGGGACGTCCTTGTCGTACTCGTACTTGTTGCGCTCGCCTTTGAGACACTCGACGACCGCGTAGATCTCTTCGGGCGGGTTCGGCCCAGTTTCGAGGTCTTCCCAGAGGTTCGTCATCACCTGCCCGTGCGACAGCGGGCCAAAAAGTACTTTCGTAATCCGTACCGAGCACGAGACGAGCATCCGGTCCCGTATCGTGGCCCGCTAGCCCCCGTCCGCGAACCGAGGGCTGGCGGTGGCTACGACGCCACCACTGGCGTGTATTCCATGTGAATAAAAAATCAGACATGAGAATGGCTGAAACCCCCCAGCGGCGTACAACAATATTCATTTCGAGACGAACCTGCAAGGAGAAATCACGCGACACTGGCGTCGAATCGGCAGGAACTCCGTTCTAGTTAACAAGGGTTAAATGGCGTGGTGACATTTAGTTAAGTATGTCAGAGTCACAAACTGTAGAGGCTGACCTGGAGGTCGCGCGCGAACTCACAGCGTTTCAGCGTAACATTCTCGTCATTCTGAGTGAGGAGCCCCGGTACGGGCTCGCGATCAAGCGGGAACTCGAGGCCTACTACGACTCGGAAGTCAACCACGGGCGGCTCTACCCCAACCTCGACGACCTCGTCGAGATGGGCCTGGTCGAGAAGAGTGAACTCGACAAGCGAACCAACCAGTACGCGCTGACCGAGGCCGGTCACGACGTGTTGCTCGATCAGCTCTCCTGGATGTTCGGTCGGTTCGTCACCGACGAGAGTCGGGCCGACGAACTGGAAGCGCTCGTCGACGAACAGCGCTAGAACGAGTCGGCAATCTCGAGCGTAAGCGCGACCGAACGGTCTAGCCGGTCTCGCTGTTTCTCGCTCGGCCACGCGTTCCGCGGGAAGTATTCGGCCACGAACTCTTCTATTTCGTCGTCGGTCGCCGAGTCGATGGGCTTGGCGTAGTGGTTGTTCATGAACTCCGCCAGCGCCGCGGCGTTCTCGCCGTGGACCGCGCCGTGTTCCGCACCGACTGCCTCGGCGATCTCACGGTTGCGTTCGGCGATTGCGTCCCACTCCGCACCGTCACCGGGTCCGCCCAGCGGTCGCTCGATTCCCCGGTCGACGTCCTCGATCGCGTCCATCTGGACCACCCCGTCCTCCAGCCACTCCTCGGGGTGGAGCACCAGCGTCTCGTGAGTGTCGTCCTCGCGGACGCGAGCAGTGAAGTCGTACTCGTCGAGCAACGACGCCCGGCGCTTTCGGTAGGCCGCCGCCTCCTGTTCGTCGACGGCGTCCCTGGCCAGCCGTGTCAGCCGCTCCACGTCGTCGATCACGTCCTGTGGAACCTCGGCGGACTCGTCGGTACCTTCGTCACTGGCCACAGCGCCCGGTCCGGCCACCGGTACCGCCTCGGGATCGGGTGTCTCGTCAGTCATCGTCCAGTGCCTCGTTCGCCAGTTCGTCGGCGCGCTCGTTTATCTCCCGCGGTACGTGGGTCAGCGACCAGTCGTCGAACCCGGCGAGCAGCTCCCTGACCGTCACGCGGTGTTCGCGCAACTCGGGGTCGTTTGCGTCGTACTCCCCGCGGACCTGTTTGACGATCAACTCGGAGTCGCCCCGAATCTCCACCGTCTCGAAGCCGAAATCGCCGGCCACCTCCAGGGCCTTCGTCAACGCCTCGTACTCGGCCTGATTGTTCGTGGCTCGGCCGATCCGTTCGCCGCCCTCCGTGGCGATGCCGTCGCCGGTGACGACCACCCAGCCGACGGCCGCCGGGCCGGGATTGCCGCGGCACGCCCCGTCGAAGTAAACGTGTGCACGGCCGCCGCCGTCACGGAGCAACGCTTCGATGGCTTCCGGCGAGTCGCCCTGCACGACGACCTTGTCGTCGTAGGCGACCGCCGTCGCACCGCCGTGCGTGGCCCGCCACCGTTCGTGGTCCGTGTTCCCCTCCTGCACGTCGACACCGGCGTCGGCCAACCGCTCGCGGGCCTCGGCCACGTCGCACTCGATGACCGGCATTGGCCCTCACTCGCCGGTGACCGGGTTTACCGTTTGTGGTCGCGACCGACCGCGGCCGGCGATTCCTCCGCCACGAGACCGCCGAAATCAATCCGTAGCGGTTCGGAGCGAACGTCTGACGCACGCAACACGAACCATAAAGTATTTGTCCAAGGATTTAAGCTGCCACGTCGTACTACTATAAAAGTGCGATGACACGGTCCACCCGTCAGCGGGAGCGCGAGCGCGAGGCCGAGACCGAAACTGAATCCACGGATGAAGAGGGGGTGCGTGCCTGTCCGGAGTGTGAGTCGGACAATCTGGTCAAAGATGCCGACCGTGGGGAGTTGATCTGTGACGACTGTGGCCTGGTCGTCGAGGACGAGAATATCGATCCCGGGCCGGAGTGGCGGGCGTTCAACCATCAGGAACGACAGGAGAAATCGAGGGTCGGTGCCCCGACGACGAAGACGATGCACGACAAGGGGCTGACGACCACCATCGACTGGAAGGACAAGGACGCCTACGGGCGCTCCATCTCCTCGAAGAAGCGCAGCCAGATGCACCGCCTGCGCAAGTGGCAGGAGCGCATCCGGACGAAAGACGCCGGCGAGCGCAACCTCCAGTTCGCGCTCTCGGAGATCGACCGCATGGCCTCCGCACTCGGTGTGCCCCGCTCGGTTCGGGAGGTCGCCTCGGTCATCTATCGGCGAGCCCTGAGCGAGGACCTCATCCGGGGGCGCTCCATCGAGGGCGTCGCCACGAGCGCTCTCTATGCGGCCTGTCGGAAGGAGGGGATCCCGCGCAGTCTCGAAGAGATTTCCGAGGTATCACGCGTCGAACGCAAGGAGATCGGCCGTACCTATCGCTACATCAGCCAGGAACTCGGACTGGAGATGGAACCGGTCGACCCCAAGAAGTACGTCCCCCGATTTTGCTCCGAACTCGATCTCAGCGAGGAGGTCCAGTCGAAGGCCAACGAGATCATCGAGACAACCGCCGAGAAGGGCCTGCTCTCGGGCAAGTCCCCGACCGGCTACGCGGCCGCCGCCATCTACGCCGCCTCCCTGCTCTGTAACGAGAAGAAGACCCAGCGCGAGGTCGCCGACGTCGCCCAGGTCACCGAGGTCACCATCCGGAACCGCTATCAGGAACAGATCGAAGCGATGGGCATCCACAGTTAGGTTCTCGTCTGCGAAGGCGCGGACGGGACAGATTCATAGCCCGGAGTCACCAAGGACGGGTAGATGCGCCTCGACGAGTTCATCGAGGACTTCCAGCGCGACGAGGCGGCCGACCTGCGACGGCTGGCCGAGGAGAAGTCCTACGCCATCACCGAGTATCTGGACGACGTGGAGCGGGAGCTCGACGAGACCGTCCAGGGTGACTCCCTCTTCGGGTCGACGGCCCCGTCGATTTTCGTCGGCCGGTCGAACTACCCGGACGTGTCGACGGGCCTGCTCTCGCCCGTGGCTGGCCCCGAGACCGACCCGACCGACTACGTGACCAGCGGCGAGTGGTACCAGCAGGGCTACTCCATCGACGACGTGTTCCAGCGCCGGACCGGCCTCCTGAACTCGACGCGAGCGGCGAAGGTCAACGTCGAGGACGTGTGGGACGGCTTCGTCGGCGTCCAGCGCGAGGTGGCCATCGCGGACGAACCCGTCGACGTGGAGATCGGTCTCGACGGCCAGCCCGATCTGGACGTGGATCTCGACGACATCGGTGCACCCCGCGGACCGCGCGCCCGCGCCCGTGACGCCGAACTCGCGGAGAACCCCTCCGTCCCCCTCGAAGTCGAGAAGACGCTGGAAGACGACGACTGGCGGGCCGACGGCGCGATGACCTACCTCTACCGCCGCGGGTTCGACGTCTACGAGATCAACAAGATCCTCTCGGCGGGCGCGCTGGGCCAGGGGGCGAACCGCCGGCTGGTCCCCACCCGCTGGTCGATCACCGCCGTCGACGACACCGTGGGCCAGTACCTCCGGGGAACGATTCGCAACGCGAACTCCATCGACAAGACGGAGGTCCGGGTCAACGAGTACATGGGCAACACCTACTGGGTCATCATGACACCCGGCCAGTGGGAGTTCGAACTCGTGGAGCTGAAAGCCCCGGGGAGCATCTGGAACCCCGACCCCGACGCGGGCATGTACATGGCCGCCGACAGCGAGGGATACGAGGGCCGCACCGCCTACGTCGACGAGACCTCCGGCGCGTACTACGCCACCCGGCTCGCAGTGCTGGAACACTTGAAGGAGCGCGGCCGGCAGGCCAAGGTTCTCGTGGTTCGACACGCCTCTCCCGAGTATTGGGCTCCCGTCGGCGTCTGGCAGATCCGCGAGGGGATCCGCCACGCCTTCGAGCAGGAAGTGGGCGAGGCCGAGAGCTTCCGGGACGCGCTCACCGAACTCGCACCCCACTTCCCGATCTCGCTGGCCCAGTTGCGCCGGAAATCCGAGATGGTCTCGGGCCTGCAGGCACAGATCACGGACTTTTGAGGCGGGATCGGTGCGGTTTTTGTCGGCGAGAGTGACGGTTCCACATGGCCCTCCCCGTCCCCGGGTTACCGGAACTGTTCGTGGCGCTCGCTGTGCTCCTGTTCTACGCCGTGTTCCTGCTGGGTCTCGTCGCACTGGGTGTCCGAATCGCGCTCGGGTTCATGGATCACCCCGAGTCCGAGGAGATTCAAAAGCGGGTCGCCCTGCTGGAGCGAAAAGTCGAGCGGCTGGAGGCACAGGTCGAAGCCGGCGAGGACACGGCGGACGACGGCGACTGATCGCGCGTCGACACAGTGAAGCACTCACCGGGAGTACCGGCGCACATGATATCGTCGCCCTCCGGTGCGGTCGTCTCGCCGCTCGTCGTCCCCGGCGTTCCTGGCGCGCCGGAACTGTTCGTCATCCTCCTGGTCGCTATCCTCGTGTTCGGCCTCCCGCTGGTGCTGGTCACTGGTGCGTATCTCTATCTCCGACGCGACGAGAGCATCGAGGAACTGGAGGCCCGGATCGACGATCTCGAAGCCGAGCGGGAGGACGGTGGTGTCGAATCCACCGGAAGTGAGCGCGAGGAGTTCTAGAGGTTCTCGAAGGCCTCGTCGACGAGTTCGCCCGTCGTCGCGACGATGTCGTCCCACGCCTCGTCGTCCTCGGCCAGTCCGAGCAAGCGGGCGACGCGCATGATCGAGAGGTGATAGACCTCCTGCCGGCCGGGTTCGACCTCGCGGACGATCACGTTACAGGGCATCAGCCCGCCGAGTTCGATGCACTCGTCGAGCGCGCGGTCGGCGACCTCGGGGTTGCAGGCACCGAGGACGTAGTATGGGTCCCGATCCGAACCGATCTTCTCGGCGAGCAGGTCCGAGACGGAGAACTCGACGGCGACGCCGAAGCCGGCCTCGGAGAACGTCTCACGCGTGTGTTCGATGGCGTCCTCGTGGTCCATCTCCAGGGTCGCGCGTTTCTCGCCGATGTCGTCGGACTCGATCAGACTGGGGTCTATCGGAAGCGTCATCGTCCGAAACCAGTCGGCGGCGGCGGAAAAAGCTACCTCGGTCGTGCGAACGGGGTGACACGACGTGGTCCAGATGGGCGTGCCGTCACTCCGCGGTCTGGACGGGACCGGTGCCGATCACGTCGCGGACGGCTTCCTCGAACTCCTGACGGCGCTGGAAGTAGGTCTCGTCGACGTCGGCGAGTACGTCGGCGAGGTCACGGGGGCCGTCGGGCGTCCGGATCGTCGTGTCGCCCTCGCGTTGCTGGACGTAGCTCTTCTTCGCGCCCCACATCAGTCGCGCGGACACCTGTGCCAGCGGCACGCCCTCGACGGACTCGCCGTCGCCGAGTTCGACGGCGGGTTCCTCGTCTTCGGATTCCTCGTCGGCCATGTTTCGTGGTTCTCGGGGGCGCTGATTAGTTGTTTCGAAGGATGGCCGCGACCGCCTACATCAGGTCGTCGAGTTCGTCGTTCTGGAAGGCGTCTTTCGCGCTCTCGGTGGATTCTTCCTGCTGTTTGCTGGCCTCGCGAGCGCGGTCCATGAACTCCTGGACGCGCTGTGAGCGTTCGACGCCGCCGAGCAGGACGAGCGCGGCGATGCGTTCGCTGGAGAGGGGGAAGTCCCCGCCCCGGACTTCGAGGCTGCCGGTCTCCTCTTCGAGCCACTTGCGGGCGCGTTCGACGCCTTTGCGGGCGATGCGGTCGGGGTGGCCGGCGATCACGAGGAGGGCTTTGTCGGCCTCGACGGCCTGGGGGAGGGAGGTGCCGGTGAGGAGGGCTTTCCGGGCAGTGGAGGTGATGGCGTTGATGTTCTCGCCGGCGTCCTCGTCGGCCTTCGCGGAGGCGTAGCCGAGCGAGGCGATGCCACCGCTCGCGAGCGTGTTGATGATCTCGCTGGAGTCGACGACCGACTCGCCGACGCCCTCGACCATCTCGCCCGCGGCGAGCAACAGGCCGACCCGTTCGGCGATGCGGTCGTTGATCGCCGCGAATCCTTCTTCGACGCTCTCGCCGGAGGTCTTCCAGGCGTCGTTGTCGATGACGAGCACGGAGTCGGCTTCTCTGGTGAAGGTCTTGAGCGAGCGACCGGCGTTGGCCTGGTAGATGGCGCCCTCGTCGCGGCCGGGCAGGACGCCGAGGCCGTACACCGGCATGGTGTAGACGCGCTTGAGTTCGCGGGTGAGCATGGGTGCGCCGCCGCTGCCGGTGCCGCCGCCGAGGCCGGCGACGACGAAGATGGCGTCGGCCTTGCTGGTGACGCGGCCGTCGAGTTCGTCCATGACCTCGGTGGCCTCGGCCTGCATGATTTCGGCCCCGAGTTCGTTGTCGCCGCCGACGCCGTGTCCTTTCACCCGGTCCTGTCCGACCAGCATCGTGTCGATGTCGAGATTCTGGAGATCCGCGCGGGCCGTATTGACCGCGAAGGCTCCCTGTACCGCCTCGAACCCGCGGTCGTAGTCGAACTCCGCGAGCGCCTGCGCGATCTTCCCTCCTGCTTGCCCGACACCAATCAGGACGACTTTCATATCGCCATAGACACGAGGCCGACTAATCAAAGATGGGGGTGTCAGTGAACGGACTGGCCCGGTCCGGAGATCCGAGCGTTCAAGTACCGGAACGGGAGCAGCGGCGATCATGGACGGAGACGACGTGGAGGCACGGCTCGAAGCGGTCGAACGGGCGCTCGCCGACGGGGACGCGGAGCTGACGGAAATAACCGAGGCCGCCGAGCAGGCGCGGGAACTCGACGAACTGCGCGACCGGATCGACGCCCTCGAATCGGAGGTGACGGACCTGGCCGCCAGCGTCCAGGCAGTGCGCGGGTACGTCGGCAACGTCCGGACCGTCAACCAGGACGTGGAGCGCCGTGCCGACGCCGCACTCGCCAAGGTCGAGGAACTGGAGCGCCGCGGCACGGACCGTGAGGGTCGACACTCCCCCGAGCAGTCGGAGAGCACGGATCGAGCCGACGGGAGGGCCACCGACCGGACCGAATCGCCAGGGGACATCGCGCGACGGATCACCGGCAGAGACGAACCCGAGCGAGGTCGGCGATCATCACGTAACGGGGCCGGCGGGCGTGACAGCGGCGGACATCGCCACGCCGACGAGAACAGACGGACACGGCCCCGGTCGCGGGACGGGCGCGGTCCCGCTGCCGGTTCGGGGAAGAGCGAC
This Halorientalis sp. IM1011 DNA region includes the following protein-coding sequences:
- a CDS encoding inorganic diphosphatase yields the protein MTNLWEDLETGPNPPEEIYAVVECLKGERNKYEYDKDVPGVVLDRVLHSNVHYPSDYGFIPQSYYDDEDPFDVLVLVEDQTFPGCVIEARPVALMKMDDDGEQDDKVIAVPTEDPRFDHIQNLSDIPQQQLDEIDEFFATYKNLEEGKEVETQGWEDKQAAMDAIEHAMDLYEENF
- a CDS encoding DUF5789 family protein, whose product is MADEESEDEEPAVELGDGESVEGVPLAQVSARLMWGAKKSYVQQREGDTTIRTPDGPRDLADVLADVDETYFQRRQEFEEAVRDVIGTGPVQTAE
- the rnhA gene encoding ribonuclease HI, translated to MPVIECDVAEARERLADAGVDVQEGNTDHERWRATHGGATAVAYDDKVVVQGDSPEAIEALLRDGGGRAHVYFDGACRGNPGPAAVGWVVVTGDGIATEGGERIGRATNNQAEYEALTKALEVAGDFGFETVEIRGDSELIVKQVRGEYDANDPELREHRVTVRELLAGFDDWSLTHVPREINERADELANEALDDD
- the nreA gene encoding DNA repair protein NreA, with product MRLDEFIEDFQRDEAADLRRLAEEKSYAITEYLDDVERELDETVQGDSLFGSTAPSIFVGRSNYPDVSTGLLSPVAGPETDPTDYVTSGEWYQQGYSIDDVFQRRTGLLNSTRAAKVNVEDVWDGFVGVQREVAIADEPVDVEIGLDGQPDLDVDLDDIGAPRGPRARARDAELAENPSVPLEVEKTLEDDDWRADGAMTYLYRRGFDVYEINKILSAGALGQGANRRLVPTRWSITAVDDTVGQYLRGTIRNANSIDKTEVRVNEYMGNTYWVIMTPGQWEFELVELKAPGSIWNPDPDAGMYMAADSEGYEGRTAYVDETSGAYYATRLAVLEHLKERGRQAKVLVVRHASPEYWAPVGVWQIREGIRHAFEQEVGEAESFRDALTELAPHFPISLAQLRRKSEMVSGLQAQITDF
- a CDS encoding tubulin/FtsZ family protein, whose protein sequence is MKVVLIGVGQAGGKIAQALAEFDYDRGFEAVQGAFAVNTARADLQNLDIDTMLVGQDRVKGHGVGGDNELGAEIMQAEATEVMDELDGRVTSKADAIFVVAGLGGGTGSGGAPMLTRELKRVYTMPVYGLGVLPGRDEGAIYQANAGRSLKTFTREADSVLVIDNDAWKTSGESVEEGFAAINDRIAERVGLLLAAGEMVEGVGESVVDSSEIINTLASGGIASLGYASAKADEDAGENINAITSTARKALLTGTSLPQAVEADKALLVIAGHPDRIARKGVERARKWLEEETGSLEVRGGDFPLSSERIAALVLLGGVERSQRVQEFMDRAREASKQQEESTESAKDAFQNDELDDLM
- a CDS encoding universal stress protein, which encodes MRVLVPMDDSEMAEHALEYALDVFDDAEITVLTVVGEPSFWWGEATSIALADDMETAAEEHGQAVADRADEIAAEHDTEIDVTVRTGHPARAILGAADDYDTIVLGTHGGSMADQLVIGNVAEKVFRRAPVPVTVVR
- a CDS encoding transcription initiation factor IIB family protein produces the protein MTRSTRQREREREAETETESTDEEGVRACPECESDNLVKDADRGELICDDCGLVVEDENIDPGPEWRAFNHQERQEKSRVGAPTTKTMHDKGLTTTIDWKDKDAYGRSISSKKRSQMHRLRKWQERIRTKDAGERNLQFALSEIDRMASALGVPRSVREVASVIYRRALSEDLIRGRSIEGVATSALYAACRKEGIPRSLEEISEVSRVERKEIGRTYRYISQELGLEMEPVDPKKYVPRFCSELDLSEEVQSKANEIIETTAEKGLLSGKSPTGYAAAAIYAASLLCNEKKTQREVADVAQVTEVTIRNRYQEQIEAMGIHS
- a CDS encoding rnhA operon protein, which codes for MTDETPDPEAVPVAGPGAVASDEGTDESAEVPQDVIDDVERLTRLARDAVDEQEAAAYRKRRASLLDEYDFTARVREDDTHETLVLHPEEWLEDGVVQMDAIEDVDRGIERPLGGPGDGAEWDAIAERNREIAEAVGAEHGAVHGENAAALAEFMNNHYAKPIDSATDDEIEEFVAEYFPRNAWPSEKQRDRLDRSVALTLEIADSF
- a CDS encoding PadR family transcriptional regulator, translated to MSESQTVEADLEVARELTAFQRNILVILSEEPRYGLAIKRELEAYYDSEVNHGRLYPNLDDLVEMGLVEKSELDKRTNQYALTEAGHDVLLDQLSWMFGRFVTDESRADELEALVDEQR
- a CDS encoding alkaline phosphatase family protein, which translates into the protein MGLFDRLRGDDGPRVAFFGIDGVPYSMLSEHFDEFENLAALADEGSAGAIDSIVPPESSACWPSLTTGVNPGETGVYGFQDREVGSYDTYVPMGRDVQATRIWDRVQDADRQATVMNVPVTFPPQRDVQRMVSGFLSPGIDKAAYPDDLREYLEDIDYRIDVNAKLGHDDDKSEFIEDAHETIDRNHEAFKNYIEQDDWDLFFGVYMTTDRVNHFLFEDYEKDGEYKEEFLEFYRKVDQYLGEMRELLPDDVTMVVASDHGFTTLNYEVHCNEWLAENGWLSYEDDDHDELGDIAEETKAYSLIPGRFYINLEDREPRGSVPEAEYEAVRDELQAELEALEGPDGNEVADRVVTKEDAFRGDHADIAPDLVVVPNHGFDLKSGFKGDDDVFGKGPRNGMHSFDNACLFVDDPDARIEDADLLDIAPTLMDLLDLDYDRTAFDGSTLLS
- a CDS encoding DUF302 domain-containing protein, yielding MTLPIDPSLIESDDIGEKRATLEMDHEDAIEHTRETFSEAGFGVAVEFSVSDLLAEKIGSDRDPYYVLGACNPEVADRALDECIELGGLMPCNVIVREVEPGRQEVYHLSIMRVARLLGLAEDDEAWDDIVATTGELVDEAFENL
- a CDS encoding ATP-grasp domain-containing protein, which codes for MATGSALVLTTQQQSGLAIVRSLGRRGVTIVAGGSEEPTLGMLSRFSDGRYVHPEPGAGAQRFLDHLLSYLETADHDYVFGPTDWMTALLSKHEREIVDTGTRPAVEDWDTFAAVFDKARLFDGLADVDVPTPDTRAPETVEDVEAIAPDLSYPVVVKPRSKTRWDDSGQCSTYLVDDSSYASSPDELVETYRSVLADEPDLRDWPPIVQTYVPGETTTTVVLADEGDVRAHFQERRLRTVPPSGGSSALLSVVDDDRMARYAERVIAAIDWTGPAQVEFMQRPDGEYVLIEVNGRYWGSLPFAINCGVDFPWLHYRQLRGETVFHDGDYRTDVIQRRTRQDLEWLGHQLADRNYRALGPFLADFLRADHTFVSLRDPLPTLWILRQVPGTLFEEGRDVAGTDATEREDPQPRGSSTGDGRKNAGEPG